TCTTACAAGCATTATGAAAGCAGTATAATTGGGGATAAAACCATTATCGAAGTTTATATGGGTAAAAAATTAGGTTCTGACAATATCATAGAAATTAATTTGATAAAATTGAAAAATGGCGTATTAATCGTTTACATCGAAGAAATAACGCCTGAAACCATTTCTGATCGGGCAATCGTCTATCCTTATGAAATAGTTGAAGTTAATGGGATTTACAATAACGTTGAATTTAAAACAATCGAGTAGTGATCAACTTTGTTAGAGATAATATTTCTTGGGGGCGGGGGGGGCCGATGGGAGAGCATAACTCAAGTAAAAGGTACTGGCGGTTTTAGAATTCATTCTGAAGATATGAATATGCATATTGATTCTGGAGCAGGTGCATTAGTTAGGATGAATCAACTAGGGATAAATCCTTGGAAAACAGATGCAATAATTTCTACACACTGTCATCCGGACCACTATACTGATGCCGAAAACCTCATCGAAGCAATGACTAAAGGAATGACCAAAAAGCAAGGAATTTTGATTGGTAACAACTCGGTTTTAAATGGAAGTAGCAGGTTTGAAAAAGGAATTTCAACCTACCACCAATCTAGGGTTGGTGAAAGGCATGTTTTAAAGCCTTATGATGAATTAAATGTAAAAACTTGGAAATTGACTGCGACAAAAACAAAACACAACGATCCTGAAACAATTGGCTGTAAAATAGAAACAGATGATGGGTTAATCGGTTATACTTCGGATTCAGAATATATCGATTCATTAATTGAAGATTTTGATTGTATAGATTTTTTAATCGCAAACGTAATTCGCGTTAAATGTCAAAAAGTACCTGGCCACATGTGTTCAAATGATATAATCGAAGTAGTAAATTCGATGAATAAAAAGCCAAAAATGCTCACAATGTATCACATGGGAATGAAAATGACCGATCCAGATTCAGAAGCGAAATATATTTCAGAAAAAATTGATATTCCCGTAATTCCTGCTAAAATTGGTTTAAAAATAACAATGGAAAATAAATCTTGTAAATATGATTACATTAAGTATTAATCTAATTTTTTCACGTTTATTTTAAGTAACCCTGAAGTTCAAAGTGGTTATGCTGTTTTACAAGAATTACTGGGGTTCCAGTATCGATTAAATCTTTTTTTAGTTTTTTATCGTTAGTACAGATTATTACATCCTTATTTTCCTTAGAATAATTTATAATCATTTCATCTGCATATTTTCCGTTTGAATATTCGATAATTTCAAAATTTTTGGCATATTTTAGTGCTAAATTTACAGAAAGCTTTTCTTTTCCTTTAAATTCTAATTTTAATTTTTCAAGTTCTTTTAAAACACAATCCATAATGAATATTTTGTAGCCTCTATCAATAGCGCTATTTAATTCGTATTCGAAATTTATGCCCTGTTTAAATGCATAAATTAAAAAGTTGGTGTCTGGAATTACTCGGTACATTGTTTTAACCTATTCTAAAGATACTTTTGAATTTTCGCCGATTTTTCTAACTTTTACAATGTTATCTGCAATCTGTTCGAGTTCCTGATGGTGCGTAATTATCGCCATCTGGTTTATTGTTTTTATGTTTTTGAATATATTTAAAAGGTTTTTACGCCTATCTTCGTCGAGATACGCTGTTGGTTCATCTAATATGATGCATTCAATATTGTTACAAACTGCTTTAGATATTCCAAGCCTTAATGCGAGGGAAACTGCAATCTGTTCTCCACCACTCAATGTTTCAACTGGAAGGCCATCGACTATCAAGCTGTAGTCATCTTTTAATTGAATATGGGAATATGGAAGTTCAAATTCCTGAAAAATCTGGTTTGTATGCCTTTGAATTAACGGAATATACTTTTCTCTTAAATACTTTTGAAAACCATCTTTTGAGAATATTTCCCTTTTTATTTTATCGAGATACTCTTTAAATTCTTCAATTTTCCTTCTTTCTTCTTTTTTATTCGCCAAGTTTTGGATTTTTTCATTCAAATAAACTATATTTTCATTTTTAAGTTTTAATTCAAAATTTATTCGTTCTAAAGTTATGGATATATCATTAAATTTATTGATTATGGATTCATAAGCTTTTTTAGCGTTTTCATGCACTTCTGGACTGTAATTTACAATTTGTATATTTTTTTCAGTATTTATTCTATTTTCTAAGAGTTTTTTAGATATATTCTGTTTTTCAGCAAGTTTCTGGTTTAAAAACTCATTTAATTCATTTATTTCTACAGAATATATTTTGGAATGGTTTTTAAGAACTGCTAAACTTTCCATATATTTTTCGTAATTTTCTTTATATTCTGATATTTTAGTTTCAAAAGCTGATTTTTCAGTTTCCCATTTAATGTAACATTCAACAATTCCTATTTTTGAAGACATGTTATCTTGAATATCTTTTAATTCTGATTTTAGCTTATTTTCTCGTTCTAAATTAGAAATAATTATTTTTAATTCATCTTTTAAATTTTCGAGGGATTCTTTCTCATTTTTAATTTTTAAATAATCATAGTCTCCGATAATTTTTAAAATTTCAGATTTTTTATTTAAAATTTCAGATTCATCATTTTTAGTCAAAAATTGAACGGAATATGTATATTTTTTGTAAATTTCTTCTAAATCGTTTAATTTATTTTCAATTAACTTTATTTCATCGTTTAAGGAAGAATATTCGTTGAGTTGTTCAGTTAATTCGTTTAATTTTTGAGTATTTTCAATTATCGACTCTTCAACTTTCAAAAGGTAATTCTTTTTTTCTTTTAATTCCCCGTATTTTGATTTAAATGAATCAATTTCATTCAATTTGAGTTTAAGCTGCTCTTTTTTGTTTAATATAACTTCAAGCTGTTTTTTGATACTTTCAATTGATAAACCTTCATTTTGAATTAGAGAGGTATATTTTTTGAGTAATTCCTGTTTTTTTTCTTCAGTTATTTTGGACTGGCAGACGTGACACGAATCTTTGGTTTTTTCAAGTTCCAGCTTATAATTTTTAGTTTCTAAGATTTTACTTTCTTTTTTTGTGATTATTTCATTTAATTTATCTATTTTTTCAGATAAACCTTCATATTTTTCTTTTAATTCATTTTCAAGATTTATTTTTTCTTCTATTTTTTCAAAAACAGTTAATTCAGAAATTAATTTGATTTTTTCTTCAATAGCACTTTGAAGTTTTTTTTCAAGATCATTTTTTTCCTTTAAAAGATTTTCATAACTATTTTTTTTAGTCTTTAGGCCGTCAAAAGTTTTAATCAGATCTTCGTAAAGTTTTGAAGAATCAAAATGTGTTTCTACCGTTTTTTTGTGATCGTTTATTCCAGAAATTTGTTTTTCAATAAAATTAAGTTCTGTTATTTTTTCTTTTACACCGTCCAATTTCTGAATTTTTTTATCAATTTCGTTTAAATTTTCCTTTAATTCATCAGGATTTTTTTTATTATCCTTTAACGATTCTTTTAAGATATTTAATTCGTTTATTAAAGATTCTACAATTGTTTTTAATTTATTGTAAGATTCGTAGTCTGATTTATGACTTATTAATTTAGTATTTAGTTCTTTAATCGTTAATTCAAGTTCTAAGTATTTTTTGTAAATTTCTTCGTTTTTAAATAAATTTTCCGATTCTTCAACTACTGAACTTAATGAGTTTTCAAGATTCTGAATTTCTAAATTTATATTTTTGATTTCTGAAATAATATCCTTTAAATTTTCTTTCAACAGGTTATTTTCAGCAAATTTTTCTTCCATTGAAATTAATTCTGAATTTTTTTCAAGTTTTAATTTTTCAAGATTTTCATATTTTTTCAAAATTTCTTCTTTTAAAATTTCAGATTCAGAAACTTCATTTTTTAATTTTTCAAGATTTTCTAAAATTTCAGGTTCTTGGACGAGCTCCCCTTCAAGTTTAAAAAGC
This Methanococcus maripaludis C5 DNA region includes the following protein-coding sequences:
- a CDS encoding protease complex subunit PrcB family protein, with translation MKYSFIFLISAVLIFSGCIENNITTESNETLFLNNTSSKNPNIGVELNNGTESDDSSEIESISFKILEFGIYGDSYKHYESSIIGDKTIIEVYMGKKLGSDNIIEINLIKLKNGVLIVYIEEITPETISDRAIVYPYEIVEVNGIYNNVEFKTIE
- a CDS encoding AAA family ATPase, with the protein product MIIKNIKMENFRSHRNTSINFNKGITSIIGQNGSGKSSIFQAMNFALFAPRGNNFRIENLMQQGSASFSVELEFEMMGNIYLVKRKRFQNKTDDKLYVNGKLNAESASEINKKIEEILEIDNSVFSNAIYIKQGEIANLIQMTPRDRKEVIGKLLGIEKYEKASEKMNIVKKSYEEMLFKLEGELVQEPEILENLEKLKNEVSESEILKEEILKKYENLEKLKLEKNSELISMEEKFAENNLLKENLKDIISEIKNINLEIQNLENSLSSVVEESENLFKNEEIYKKYLELELTIKELNTKLISHKSDYESYNKLKTIVESLINELNILKESLKDNKKNPDELKENLNEIDKKIQKLDGVKEKITELNFIEKQISGINDHKKTVETHFDSSKLYEDLIKTFDGLKTKKNSYENLLKEKNDLEKKLQSAIEEKIKLISELTVFEKIEEKINLENELKEKYEGLSEKIDKLNEIITKKESKILETKNYKLELEKTKDSCHVCQSKITEEKKQELLKKYTSLIQNEGLSIESIKKQLEVILNKKEQLKLKLNEIDSFKSKYGELKEKKNYLLKVEESIIENTQKLNELTEQLNEYSSLNDEIKLIENKLNDLEEIYKKYTYSVQFLTKNDESEILNKKSEILKIIGDYDYLKIKNEKESLENLKDELKIIISNLERENKLKSELKDIQDNMSSKIGIVECYIKWETEKSAFETKISEYKENYEKYMESLAVLKNHSKIYSVEINELNEFLNQKLAEKQNISKKLLENRINTEKNIQIVNYSPEVHENAKKAYESIINKFNDISITLERINFELKLKNENIVYLNEKIQNLANKKEERRKIEEFKEYLDKIKREIFSKDGFQKYLREKYIPLIQRHTNQIFQEFELPYSHIQLKDDYSLIVDGLPVETLSGGEQIAVSLALRLGISKAVCNNIECIILDEPTAYLDEDRRKNLLNIFKNIKTINQMAIITHHQELEQIADNIVKVRKIGENSKVSLE
- a CDS encoding PIN domain-containing protein, whose amino-acid sequence is MYRVIPDTNFLIYAFKQGINFEYELNSAIDRGYKIFIMDCVLKELEKLKLEFKGKEKLSVNLALKYAKNFEIIEYSNGKYADEMIINYSKENKDVIICTNDKKLKKDLIDTGTPVILVKQHNHFELQGYLK
- a CDS encoding MBL fold metallo-hydrolase is translated as MLEIIFLGGGGGRWESITQVKGTGGFRIHSEDMNMHIDSGAGALVRMNQLGINPWKTDAIISTHCHPDHYTDAENLIEAMTKGMTKKQGILIGNNSVLNGSSRFEKGISTYHQSRVGERHVLKPYDELNVKTWKLTATKTKHNDPETIGCKIETDDGLIGYTSDSEYIDSLIEDFDCIDFLIANVIRVKCQKVPGHMCSNDIIEVVNSMNKKPKMLTMYHMGMKMTDPDSEAKYISEKIDIPVIPAKIGLKITMENKSCKYDYIKY